The proteins below come from a single Aegilops tauschii subsp. strangulata cultivar AL8/78 chromosome 6, Aet v6.0, whole genome shotgun sequence genomic window:
- the LOC109740985 gene encoding uncharacterized protein isoform X2, which translates to MPGGCKLILVIAHFECLITSEFKIPLNIKPRLPLWSTSLLKSFIALDSMHGEKNEFGRLPMKHISSTPFNDSMNDFAVELPEVILQYIDNKFPSFQDNLEKSLLQASSQRFWETLVTNYIPTLRTYIDDVKCSFSKKSATTRYSIKQETKSLPATSSPVTSGIAELCVPKSVGDLDQAINSLLNSDEFLHLKNDSNVSAPTLKEHSKAAFDLFVQDCTDPEGMNELANCGVLFPKILPTFEELFKIEKMPTDITIEHLNPLEVLQDYVRSQLSTRVPQNKQKDEWINEKFSITQFKFVANNQSYKGATRNFYVRDCYLLQQPSTATYCQVFPPKPWVPSLQLNNFLLVFPAFSNFHMVLLQQKFKGSRIFRSRFFCISNRFKGSRIFTSKKLFVEPCNIFSRSNIFPLIWVISFSIFSLRLSIQKTIFSSENK; encoded by the exons ATGCCTGGAGGTTGCAAGCTTATATTGGTG ATTGCCCACTTTGAATGCTTAATTACTTCTGAATTCAAGATACCATTGAACATCAAGCCAAGGCTACCTTTGTGGTCAACAAGTTTGTTAAAATCTTTTATTGCTCTTGACTCTATGCATGGCGAAAAAAACGAGTTTGGCAGACTACCT ATGAAACACATCTCTTCAACCCCTTTCAATGATTCAATGAATGATTTCGCTGTTGAACTACCAGAAGTTATCTTACAGTATATTGACAACAAATTCCCTTCATTTCAGGATAATCTG GAGAAATCTCTTCTACAAGCATCCAGCCAAAGATTCTGGGAAACACTTGTAACAAACTACATCCCAACACTGAGAACATACATCGACGATGTCAAATGTTCATTCTCCAAAAAAAGTGCTACTACCAGATATTCAAttaaacaagaaacaaaaagttTGCCAGCAACTAGTTCCCCAGTGACTTCTGGCATAGCAGAATTATGTGTCCCCAAGTCTGTAGGTGATCTTGACCAAGCTATAAACTCTTTATTAAACTCAGATGAATTCTTGCATTTGAAAAATGATTCAAATGTTAGTGCACCAACTCTGAAAGAGCACTCGAAAGCAGCATTTGATTTATTTGTGCAAGATTGCACTGATCCTGAAGGAATGAATGAGTTAGCAAACTGTGGTGTTCTATTCCCAAAGATCTTGCCAACCTTTGAAGAACTTTTCAAGATAGAGAAGATGCCGACAGATATAACTATTGAACACCTTAATCCCTTGGAAG TGCTACAAGATTATGTCAGAAGCCAGCTTAGCACAAGAGTTCCGCAAAATAAACAAAAAGATGAGTGGATAAATGAGAAGTTCAGCATAACTCAATTCAAATTTGTAGCAAATAATCAAAGCTACAAAG GCGCTACGAGAAATTTTTATGTTCGAGATTGCTACTTGCTGCAACAACCAAGTACAGCTACCTATTGTCAAGTCTTTCCTCCAAAACCAT GGGTACCGTCTCTTCAATTAAACAATTTTCTTCTGGTGTTTCCTGCTTTTTCCAACTTTCATATGGTGTTGCTACAACAAAA ATTCAAAGGTTCAAGAATATTCAGATCAAGATTTTTTTGCATTTCCAACAGATTCAAAGGTTCAAGAATCTTCACATCAAAGAAGTTATTTGTAGAACCATGTAATATATTTTCTAGGAGCAACATTTTCCCCCTAATATGGGTTATTTCTTTTTCCATTTTCAGCTTACGCCTTTCAATACAAAAAACAATTTTCAGTTCTGAGAACAAATGA
- the LOC109740985 gene encoding uncharacterized protein isoform X4 has translation MPGGCKLILVIAHFECLITSEFKIPLNIKPRLPLWSTSLLKSFIALDSMHGEKNEFGRLPMKHISSTPFNDSMNDFAVELPEVILQYIDNKFPSFQDNLEKSLLQASSQRFWETLVTNYIPTLRTYIDDVKCSFSKKSATTRYSIKQETKSLPATSSPVTSGIAELCVPKSVGDLDQAINSLLNSDEFLHLKNDSNVSAPTLKEHSKAAFDLFVQDCTDPEGMNELANCGVLFPKILPTFEELFKIEKMPTDITIEHLNPLEVLQDYVRSQLSTRVPQNKQKDEWINEKFSITQFKFVANNQSYKA, from the exons ATGCCTGGAGGTTGCAAGCTTATATTGGTG ATTGCCCACTTTGAATGCTTAATTACTTCTGAATTCAAGATACCATTGAACATCAAGCCAAGGCTACCTTTGTGGTCAACAAGTTTGTTAAAATCTTTTATTGCTCTTGACTCTATGCATGGCGAAAAAAACGAGTTTGGCAGACTACCT ATGAAACACATCTCTTCAACCCCTTTCAATGATTCAATGAATGATTTCGCTGTTGAACTACCAGAAGTTATCTTACAGTATATTGACAACAAATTCCCTTCATTTCAGGATAATCTG GAGAAATCTCTTCTACAAGCATCCAGCCAAAGATTCTGGGAAACACTTGTAACAAACTACATCCCAACACTGAGAACATACATCGACGATGTCAAATGTTCATTCTCCAAAAAAAGTGCTACTACCAGATATTCAAttaaacaagaaacaaaaagttTGCCAGCAACTAGTTCCCCAGTGACTTCTGGCATAGCAGAATTATGTGTCCCCAAGTCTGTAGGTGATCTTGACCAAGCTATAAACTCTTTATTAAACTCAGATGAATTCTTGCATTTGAAAAATGATTCAAATGTTAGTGCACCAACTCTGAAAGAGCACTCGAAAGCAGCATTTGATTTATTTGTGCAAGATTGCACTGATCCTGAAGGAATGAATGAGTTAGCAAACTGTGGTGTTCTATTCCCAAAGATCTTGCCAACCTTTGAAGAACTTTTCAAGATAGAGAAGATGCCGACAGATATAACTATTGAACACCTTAATCCCTTGGAAG TGCTACAAGATTATGTCAGAAGCCAGCTTAGCACAAGAGTTCCGCAAAATAAACAAAAAGATGAGTGGATAAATGAGAAGTTCAGCATAACTCAATTCAAATTTGTAGCAAATAATCAAAGCTACAAAG CATGA
- the LOC109740985 gene encoding uncharacterized protein isoform X1, with amino-acid sequence MPGGCKLILVIAHFECLITSEFKIPLNIKPRLPLWSTSLLKSFIALDSMHGEKNEFGRLPMKHISSTPFNDSMNDFAVELPEVILQYIDNKFPSFQDNLEKSLLQASSQRFWETLVTNYIPTLRTYIDDVKCSFSKKSATTRYSIKQETKSLPATSSPVTSGIAELCVPKSVGDLDQAINSLLNSDEFLHLKNDSNVSAPTLKEHSKAAFDLFVQDCTDPEGMNELANCGVLFPKILPTFEELFKIEKMPTDITIEHLNPLEVLQDYVRSQLSTRVPQNKQKDEWINEKFSITQFKFVANNQSYKGSKLYCLQEEVELNSASLNKISTLSSQPSSSKTGIKQPNISHGEATTTVPIQKNYASEIPSFSAITASFNSVPATKTATYHTTNPSSAALIPNTNFLPLATSSHGKSPFLYSSSKIRTCQNNPAFLCFLPA; translated from the exons ATGCCTGGAGGTTGCAAGCTTATATTGGTG ATTGCCCACTTTGAATGCTTAATTACTTCTGAATTCAAGATACCATTGAACATCAAGCCAAGGCTACCTTTGTGGTCAACAAGTTTGTTAAAATCTTTTATTGCTCTTGACTCTATGCATGGCGAAAAAAACGAGTTTGGCAGACTACCT ATGAAACACATCTCTTCAACCCCTTTCAATGATTCAATGAATGATTTCGCTGTTGAACTACCAGAAGTTATCTTACAGTATATTGACAACAAATTCCCTTCATTTCAGGATAATCTG GAGAAATCTCTTCTACAAGCATCCAGCCAAAGATTCTGGGAAACACTTGTAACAAACTACATCCCAACACTGAGAACATACATCGACGATGTCAAATGTTCATTCTCCAAAAAAAGTGCTACTACCAGATATTCAAttaaacaagaaacaaaaagttTGCCAGCAACTAGTTCCCCAGTGACTTCTGGCATAGCAGAATTATGTGTCCCCAAGTCTGTAGGTGATCTTGACCAAGCTATAAACTCTTTATTAAACTCAGATGAATTCTTGCATTTGAAAAATGATTCAAATGTTAGTGCACCAACTCTGAAAGAGCACTCGAAAGCAGCATTTGATTTATTTGTGCAAGATTGCACTGATCCTGAAGGAATGAATGAGTTAGCAAACTGTGGTGTTCTATTCCCAAAGATCTTGCCAACCTTTGAAGAACTTTTCAAGATAGAGAAGATGCCGACAGATATAACTATTGAACACCTTAATCCCTTGGAAG TGCTACAAGATTATGTCAGAAGCCAGCTTAGCACAAGAGTTCCGCAAAATAAACAAAAAGATGAGTGGATAAATGAGAAGTTCAGCATAACTCAATTCAAATTTGTAGCAAATAATCAAAGCTACAAAG GAAGTAAACTGTATTGCTTGCAAGAAGAAGTAGAACTGAACTCTGCTTCACTCAACAAAATTAGCACCCTCTCCTCTCAACCAAGCTCATCAAAGACAGGTATCAAGCAACCCAACATTTCTCATGGAGAAGCTACAACAACTGTTCCAATTCAAAAGAACTACGCCTCCGAAATCCCTTCTTTCAGTGCTATAACTGCTTCTTTCAATTCAGTTCCTGCTACAAAAACTGCTACCTACCACACTACCAACCCAAGTTCTGCTGCATTAATTCCGAATACAAACTTCCTTCCTCTTGCAACTTCTTCACATGGCAAGTCTCCATTCCTATACAGCAGCAGCAAAATCAGAACTTGTCAAAATAACCCAGCATTTTTATGCTTTCTTCCAGCATGA
- the LOC109740985 gene encoding uncharacterized protein isoform X3: protein MPGGCKLILVIAHFECLITSEFKIPLNIKPRLPLWSTSLLKSFIALDSMHGEKNEFGRLPMKHISSTPFNDSMNDFAVELPEVILQYIDNKFPSFQDNLEKSLLQASSQRFWETLVTNYIPTLRTYIDDVKCSFSKKSATTRYSIKQETKSLPATSSPVTSGIAELCVPKSVGDLDQAINSLLNSDEFLHLKNDSNVSAPTLKEHSKAAFDLFVQDCTDPEGMNELANCGVLFPKILPTFEELFKIEKMPTDITIEHLNPLEVLQDYVRSQLSTRVPQNKQKDEWINEKFSITQFKFVANNQSYKGSKLYCLQEEVELNSASLNKISTLSSQPSSSKTVPATKTATYHTTNPSSAALIPNTNFLPLATSSHGKSPFLYSSSKIRTCQNNPAFLCFLPA, encoded by the exons ATGCCTGGAGGTTGCAAGCTTATATTGGTG ATTGCCCACTTTGAATGCTTAATTACTTCTGAATTCAAGATACCATTGAACATCAAGCCAAGGCTACCTTTGTGGTCAACAAGTTTGTTAAAATCTTTTATTGCTCTTGACTCTATGCATGGCGAAAAAAACGAGTTTGGCAGACTACCT ATGAAACACATCTCTTCAACCCCTTTCAATGATTCAATGAATGATTTCGCTGTTGAACTACCAGAAGTTATCTTACAGTATATTGACAACAAATTCCCTTCATTTCAGGATAATCTG GAGAAATCTCTTCTACAAGCATCCAGCCAAAGATTCTGGGAAACACTTGTAACAAACTACATCCCAACACTGAGAACATACATCGACGATGTCAAATGTTCATTCTCCAAAAAAAGTGCTACTACCAGATATTCAAttaaacaagaaacaaaaagttTGCCAGCAACTAGTTCCCCAGTGACTTCTGGCATAGCAGAATTATGTGTCCCCAAGTCTGTAGGTGATCTTGACCAAGCTATAAACTCTTTATTAAACTCAGATGAATTCTTGCATTTGAAAAATGATTCAAATGTTAGTGCACCAACTCTGAAAGAGCACTCGAAAGCAGCATTTGATTTATTTGTGCAAGATTGCACTGATCCTGAAGGAATGAATGAGTTAGCAAACTGTGGTGTTCTATTCCCAAAGATCTTGCCAACCTTTGAAGAACTTTTCAAGATAGAGAAGATGCCGACAGATATAACTATTGAACACCTTAATCCCTTGGAAG TGCTACAAGATTATGTCAGAAGCCAGCTTAGCACAAGAGTTCCGCAAAATAAACAAAAAGATGAGTGGATAAATGAGAAGTTCAGCATAACTCAATTCAAATTTGTAGCAAATAATCAAAGCTACAAAG GAAGTAAACTGTATTGCTTGCAAGAAGAAGTAGAACTGAACTCTGCTTCACTCAACAAAATTAGCACCCTCTCCTCTCAACCAAGCTCATCAAAGACAG TTCCTGCTACAAAAACTGCTACCTACCACACTACCAACCCAAGTTCTGCTGCATTAATTCCGAATACAAACTTCCTTCCTCTTGCAACTTCTTCACATGGCAAGTCTCCATTCCTATACAGCAGCAGCAAAATCAGAACTTGTCAAAATAACCCAGCATTTTTATGCTTTCTTCCAGCATGA